Proteins encoded together in one Scytonema millei VB511283 window:
- a CDS encoding helix-turn-helix transcriptional regulator, with amino-acid sequence MFYEVTGKAPQLLGNGSFWEIDLCEGIGLGIDTWKKPNACSIACEERQHEVEMTLWIPTRRQNSHYTLFGSGIAPKEVWESPANEEGIFLSVGFEPDLLKLLYGNSSGELPSELQILIKSNDWQQCWRDRLIAPVMHAIVRQIQTCPYQGLTKQIYLQGKVLELLALGMEPLRRERAAVRERLLKRSTVERIYQARDILRQNCANPPSVLDLARQVGLEHMKLKRGFRQVFGTTPFAYLHTYRLEQARLLLQEGKLSVAAVANEVGYSHLGHFAKAFQDKFGITPTECRLGERMCS; translated from the coding sequence ATGTTTTACGAAGTGACGGGTAAAGCCCCCCAGTTGTTGGGTAACGGTAGTTTCTGGGAAATCGATTTGTGTGAAGGGATCGGGCTAGGAATCGATACTTGGAAAAAACCCAACGCCTGTAGTATTGCCTGTGAAGAACGGCAGCATGAAGTAGAAATGACTCTATGGATTCCAACTCGCCGTCAGAATAGCCATTACACCTTGTTTGGCAGTGGCATTGCACCAAAGGAAGTCTGGGAATCTCCTGCGAATGAAGAGGGAATATTTCTATCTGTTGGTTTTGAACCCGATCTGCTCAAGCTGCTGTATGGTAATAGCTCCGGCGAGCTACCATCAGAACTACAAATACTAATTAAATCGAACGATTGGCAACAATGTTGGCGCGATCGCCTCATCGCTCCTGTGATGCACGCCATCGTGCGGCAAATTCAAACTTGTCCTTATCAAGGACTGACAAAACAGATCTATCTGCAAGGGAAAGTGCTGGAGCTATTGGCACTTGGGATGGAACCGCTACGACGGGAACGAGCTGCAGTCCGAGAGCGTCTGCTCAAGCGCAGCACGGTAGAGCGGATTTATCAAGCCAGAGATATTCTACGACAAAACTGCGCTAACCCTCCATCTGTTCTCGATTTAGCCCGACAGGTAGGACTAGAGCATATGAAGTTGAAGCGAGGTTTTCGGCAAGTTTTTGGCACAACACCCTTTGCTTACTTGCATACATATCGCTTAGAACAAGCACGATTGTTATTGCAAGAAGGTAAATTAAGCGTGGCAGCAGTAGCTAACGAAGTCGGTTACTCTCATCTGGGGCATTTTGCCAAAGCTTTTCAAGACAAGTTTGGCATTACGCCGACAGAGTGTCGTTTGGGTGAGCGTATGTGTAGTTAA
- a CDS encoding cation diffusion facilitator family transporter, with product MGNDNRIAVRKVLLITLLLNLSVTILKAILAWWTGSLSLFSDALHSVTDSSNNILGLVANNLSSPEPDRDHPYGHQKFEAIGALGIAGFISIAGFEILQTAIERMLKGTELVKVSAPELWLLLIVLGVNIFLAYYEDGEGQRLGSPILIADAKHTMSDGWITLTVLTGLIGVWQGQESGIPLLPWLDVILAFPVAFLVFSSSWEVLKDNLPWLVDEIAIAPEEIHAIAMSVPGVINCHDIASRGVVGRQVFIEMHLVIYSSDIETAHYIAEEVEARMRERYGSVRVAIRVEPHNCQSDQISYESATD from the coding sequence ATGGGAAATGATAACCGTATAGCAGTGCGGAAGGTATTGCTCATTACCCTACTGCTGAATTTGAGCGTGACAATACTCAAAGCAATCCTGGCTTGGTGGACTGGTTCTCTCAGCTTGTTTTCGGATGCTTTACATAGCGTGACAGATAGTAGCAACAACATTTTGGGGCTAGTTGCCAATAACCTATCTTCTCCAGAACCGGATCGCGATCATCCTTACGGACATCAAAAATTTGAAGCGATAGGAGCTTTGGGAATCGCGGGTTTTATTAGCATTGCAGGTTTTGAAATTTTACAAACAGCTATAGAGCGAATGCTTAAAGGTACAGAGCTAGTTAAGGTTTCTGCACCAGAATTGTGGTTGTTGCTGATCGTATTGGGCGTGAATATTTTTCTTGCCTATTACGAGGATGGCGAAGGGCAACGATTAGGCAGTCCGATTTTGATTGCTGATGCCAAACATACGATGAGCGATGGGTGGATTACGCTCACGGTATTGACGGGATTAATTGGCGTTTGGCAAGGACAGGAATCGGGTATTCCTTTACTACCGTGGCTTGATGTAATTTTGGCTTTTCCCGTCGCTTTTTTAGTATTTAGCAGTAGCTGGGAAGTTTTGAAAGATAATTTACCTTGGCTAGTCGATGAAATCGCGATCGCACCTGAAGAAATTCACGCGATCGCCATGTCCGTACCAGGAGTCATCAACTGTCACGATATCGCCTCCCGTGGCGTAGTCGGTCGGCAAGTTTTTATTGAAATGCATTTAGTCATCTACTCGTCTGACATTGAAACCGCCCACTACATAGCCGAAGAAGTAGAAGCACGGATGCGAGAACGATACGGATCGGTTAGAGTCGCCATCCGCGTCGAACCACACAATTGTCAATCCGACCAAATCAGCTACGAGTCAGCAACAGACTGA